The Coraliomargarita parva sequence GACCTGAAGCGTCTGCACGCGGGCGAGGCAATCGAGATGCCTCTGTATGATTTCACGAGCCACTCCCGGCGCAAGGAATGCAAGCATCTGGACCCTCGCCCATACATCGTCGCGGAAGGAATCTTCGCCCTTTGCTACCCTGAGTTGGACGCGTTTGCCGACCTTGCCGTTTTTGTCGATGTCGATGATGCCGAGGCCCTCCAGCGTCGTATCCGCAGGGATGTCTGTGAGCGCGGCCGCAAGGTTTCCTGTGTGACCGAGCAGTTTAATCGGACGGTTCTGCCAGCGGTGCACGCTTACATCCGTCCCAGCGCGGCGAACGCCGATCTTGTATTGAGTGGTACCGCCCCGCCGAACGAGTCCGTGGACCAGATCCTGCAGCAATTGGAGGGCGGCCCTTGAGAAAACAAAGAGCGGAAGAATGCGACGCACTCTTCCGCTCTTGGAAAGGTCTGGACGAGGAATCGCGCGATTAGCTCATCAGTTGTTTCTTGTGAAGCAGCTCCGCGATCTGGACGGCATTTAAAGCGGCCCCCTTCCACAGCTGGTCGCCGGTCACCCAAAATGCGAGACCATTATCGAAGACGGTATCTTTTCGGATCCGGCCAACGCCACATGGAACCACCTCCGAATATTCGAGCGGCATGGGGTACTTCAGGGCCTCCGGTTCGTCCACCAGTTCGGCGCCCTCAAAGGCCGTAATCGCCTTTCGGGCCGCTTCAATGGAAACCGGCTTTTCGAAGGAAGCGCTGATCGAGATCGAGTGCGCGCGGAAGACGGGGACACGCACGCAAGTGCAAGTCACTTTGAGGTCCTCGAGTCCCATGATTTTACGTCCTTCATTCAGCATTTTCATTTCTTCCTTGGTATAGCCGTCCTCCAGGAAGGCATCGACATGCGGAATCAGGTTGAAGGCGATTTGGTGGGGGTAGACCGACTTGTCAATGGGGCCGCCGTGCACCCAAGCTCGGATTTGGTCGTCCAGTTCGGCGATTCCGCCGGCTCCACTGCCGGAGACCGCTTGGTAAGTGGACGCGATGAAGGACTTGAGCCCGAATTCCTTGTGCAGCGGATAGAGCCCCATCAGTGTAATCGCCGTCGAGCAGTTCGGATTCGCGATGATGCCCTTGTGTGCGTCGATTGCGTCGGGGTTGATCTCCGGGACGATCAAAGGAACCGATTCATCCATACGGAAGGCGGAACTGTTGTCGACCACGATACAGCCGCGCTTCACCGCTTCTTTCGCAAAGAGCGTGGACTGCGAGCCGCCGGCGCTGAAAATGCAGACATCCAAGCCGGCAAAACTGTCCGGGGTGGCTTCCTGGATCGTCCAGGTCTTGTCTCCGTAGGACTGGGTCTTACCCGCAGAGCGAGCAGAAGCCAGCAAGCGAAGTTCCGCCATGGGGAACGCACGCTCGTGGAGGAGACGAATGATTTCTTGACCGACTGCGCCGGTCGCGCCGAGGATGCCAACTTTGTATGCCATTGGATTTTATAAAAGAGAGCCGGCGTGTAAAACAAAGCTGCGAGGCCTTGTCAATCACGCCCACAGAGCGGGTATGGATTGTGTCGATTCCGGACCAGGCCATGGCACTGGTCGAGAACGATCAAATATCCACGCTCTACACGGTTTCGACCTCTAAGAATCCCCCATCCTGCCGGGCCAACTCCTTCGGCACACCAACCGGACTGCATCAGGCTGCGGATAAAATCGGAGACGGGGAACCTTCCGGCATGGTATTCAAGGGCCGGGTGCCCACCGGACGCGTCTACCATGAATACCCTGAGGGCGAACAAGCCGCCAACTTGATTACCACCCGAATCATCAGAATGCGGGGACTGGAGGACGGGCATAATGCCGGACCGGAATGCGACAGTTACGACCGCTATGTCTACATGCACGGCACCAACCATGAAAATAGGCTCGGCCAGCCCTTTAGCGGTGGTTGCATCGAGCTCTCAAACCGGGATGTAATTGAAGTATTTGAGCGGATCCAACGCGGTGATTTGATTTTTATTGTAAATTGATGCAACTATTCCCGTCCGTTGTCGATCAATGCGGTTTGGAATCCAATTATGAAGCGCATCCCCCTCCCCCTCTTCTGTCTTGGCAGCATCTTGCTGGGCTTCGCCGTCGGCTATTTTGTCGCACCTTCCAATCCGGACGGTCCAAACTCTTCAAATACAGGCAAGCTTTCCATGTTGCCGGGATCCGCGAATTCGGCGAAAGCCGGTGCGCAGTCCGGGGAGGCGGCGCAGTCTGACGAAGCTCTCCTTGAGGTCGCTGAGGGGGAAGTCCTGACCGTCGCCAACCTCTCACACTCCGACATCCCCGCCTTAAGTGCGGAGCAGGCCCGTGCATTGCTGGCGACTGCCTTTGCCATGCCTCAATCGGACCCAAACCGTACCCGTTTGATCCGTGACCTGCTCGAACAACTCGCCAGAACCAACCCCTTGGAAGCGATGGAAATGACGGCGCAGATCACTTCGCTCCGAGAAAACCAGCACGCGAAAGAAGCCATTCTCCGCATCTGGGGTGAAGTGGACCCTGTCGCCGCTCTCAACTGGGCGAGCACGGGGCTCGCCAATGAGCCGGCCTCCGTGCGCAATGCACAGATGCTTGCGATTTTTCGCGGTTATGCGCAGAATAACCCGGCCGCTGCTTTCCAAGCCGCACTTCTACTGGAATCCGGATCACGTGCCGAAGCGATGTTGCGGAGTCGCGCCCTTGCGGAGGTGATCGAGACACAGGTTCGCAACGGCGACGTGAAAGCTGCCATGCTGACAATCGAAACGCTTCCGGCCGACGATAGCTCCCAGCGAGAGAACCTTTTGCGCGAATTGGTGAACGAATGGGCCTCCTACGACCCGGAAAATGCCGCCGCCTATGTCACATCCCTCGGGGATGAAGCGCCGGCATCACTTAAAATCGCCTTGTTGAGTCAATGGGCGGAAAACGATCCGGCAGCTGCGGCCGCATGGATGAGCTCGCTCTCAATTGATGATCCGTCATTGGGTCGGGCCGCATCAGAGATTATCCGTGAATGGGCTCGCTATGACCTGACGGCCTCTGCGGAATGGTTGAATTCCTTGCCGGCGTCCTCGGAATTGGACCGTGCCGTGGCCAGTTACACCTTCCGTGCGGCAGAAGAAGATCCGGCGACCGCCATGACTTGGGCTGAGTCCATCACCAATGAGCGCATGCAAAGCCGCATGGTTGAACGTGTCGCCGCGAGTTGGAAAGAAACAGACGCAGAAGGGTTTCAGGAATACCTCGATAGTAGCGATTATACGGCTGAAGAAAAGGAAACCCTGCTCAATGCCCGCAGCTGGGGCGGTCGTGGTGGCCCAGGTGGCGACGGTCCCCCGCCGGGTGGAGGGGGAGGACGTCCCCGCTAAGAGGCTGTCGCCCCTGCCCGTCTAGTAAGCCGTCCTTGGCGGCCGGAATATCTGAACAAGGGTACGGAGCAGTATCCAGACATCCAGCCATAAGGACCAGCCGCGGATGTATTCCAGATCGTAGCGGACCCGCTCCTCGATCAGTTTGGGGTCGGTCACTTCGCCGCGGAAGCCCCGGCACTGGGCCAGTCCGGTAATACCGGGTTTCACAAAATGGCGTGTCCGGTAAATATCGACGAAATCGCTGAATGCCACATCATGCTTGAGCAGGTGCGGTCGAGGTCCGATCACACTCATTTGCCCTTTCAGAACATTGATGAATTGGGGAAATTCATCAATACTGGTGCGTCGCATGACCTGGCCAAAGGGAAAAATACGGCTGTCGCCCCGGGTCGCCTGCTTTGCCTCGTTGGTACGGTCCTCACCGCTGTCGTGCATGGTTCGGAATTTGTAGATCTTAAATTCACGCCCACGCTGCCCGGAGCGCCCCTGCAGGAAGAACAGCGGGCCTTTCGACTGGCGCAAATGAAAGAACTTCACCAGAAGGCAGAGCATCGGTAGAATGAAAAGCACAACCGGCAGCGAGATCAGGATATCCAAGGCTCGTTTGAGGACCCGGTTCAATGGATTTTCGAGCGGTTCCGGCTGCAGCGTGAAGAAAGTGTGCCCACCCTGATAGACCGGCGTCAGTTCCTGGTCGAAATATTCCTCCCAAGGATTGAAGATGAGAATCCGGCAACCGGCCTTGCCGCAGGTTTCAACAACGGAATCCACCCACCAGTCTGAGTTGCGGGTTTCCAGCAAGACCACCTGATCCACCCGGTGACCTGCAATCACATCTTCGAGATCCATGAACTCACCGATCACAGGCATCTTTAAGTTGGTCTCCGTCGCCATTTCATAGGTCACAAGACCGATTATCTCGATTCCGAAAAACGGTTGCCGCCGGGCCCATGACTCCAACTGGTGTGCCGATTTGGCGCTTCCCAGGAAAATGGTACGGACCGAATTGCTGCCGCGGAAGGCAATGCCCGCGATCCACTCGGGTATAAACCGGTTCAAGGGCACCGAACTGCACCAGAAAAGGGCTAGAAAGGAACCGAGAAACAAACGGCTGATCCCTCGGTCTTTCGTAGTGAATGCGATAGCGAACAGTACGGCAGCCAGGATGAGGAACTGGTAGTTGGTCCGACGAATGGCATTGACCCAGCGGAAGGATGACAAATCGCTGCCCGAACCGGTGCTCGGGGAGTTGTAACACAGCAGACCGGCGACAAAGACCCCGAAGAAATAAAGGGGGGTGTTGAACAAGTCATAGTTGAGACGGTTCATCCAGTGCACCCCGATCACCATCATGATGGAAAACAAAGCGAGCATATAGAGCACAATAAAGGCATGGCTCAAAAGTCGCAGTCCCTGGCTTCGGTTACCGATCATGACAAGTTCAGAAAGCGCGCACTGTAGGCAAGTGATTTGGGTCGTGTAAATAGTAGAAGCATGTACCTTTCACCAATAATATCTTACGCACGTTTACGATTGAAAGCAATCCTCTCTATTCTAGGGTCAGATTTTTAAGCAAAATGGAGTCTTCAGCCAAGGG is a genomic window containing:
- a CDS encoding L,D-transpeptidase, yielding MDFIKESRRVKQSCEALSITPTERVWIVSIPDQAMALVENDQISTLYTVSTSKNPPSCRANSFGTPTGLHQAADKIGDGEPSGMVFKGRVPTGRVYHEYPEGEQAANLITTRIIRMRGLEDGHNAGPECDSYDRYVYMHGTNHENRLGQPFSGGCIELSNRDVIEVFERIQRGDLIFIVN
- the udk gene encoding uridine kinase, which gives rise to MKLILIGGPSGAGKTTVATALIEALGQEACHLLSLDNYYADLSHLSIEARQRYNYDQPTAWERDRLVRDLKRLHAGEAIEMPLYDFTSHSRRKECKHLDPRPYIVAEGIFALCYPELDAFADLAVFVDVDDAEALQRRIRRDVCERGRKVSCVTEQFNRTVLPAVHAYIRPSAANADLVLSGTAPPNESVDQILQQLEGGP
- a CDS encoding exopolysaccharide biosynthesis polyprenyl glycosylphosphotransferase — protein: MIGNRSQGLRLLSHAFIVLYMLALFSIMMVIGVHWMNRLNYDLFNTPLYFFGVFVAGLLCYNSPSTGSGSDLSSFRWVNAIRRTNYQFLILAAVLFAIAFTTKDRGISRLFLGSFLALFWCSSVPLNRFIPEWIAGIAFRGSNSVRTIFLGSAKSAHQLESWARRQPFFGIEIIGLVTYEMATETNLKMPVIGEFMDLEDVIAGHRVDQVVLLETRNSDWWVDSVVETCGKAGCRILIFNPWEEYFDQELTPVYQGGHTFFTLQPEPLENPLNRVLKRALDILISLPVVLFILPMLCLLVKFFHLRQSKGPLFFLQGRSGQRGREFKIYKFRTMHDSGEDRTNEAKQATRGDSRIFPFGQVMRRTSIDEFPQFINVLKGQMSVIGPRPHLLKHDVAFSDFVDIYRTRHFVKPGITGLAQCRGFRGEVTDPKLIEERVRYDLEYIRGWSLWLDVWILLRTLVQIFRPPRTAY
- a CDS encoding aspartate-semialdehyde dehydrogenase; translated protein: MAYKVGILGATGAVGQEIIRLLHERAFPMAELRLLASARSAGKTQSYGDKTWTIQEATPDSFAGLDVCIFSAGGSQSTLFAKEAVKRGCIVVDNSSAFRMDESVPLIVPEINPDAIDAHKGIIANPNCSTAITLMGLYPLHKEFGLKSFIASTYQAVSGSGAGGIAELDDQIRAWVHGGPIDKSVYPHQIAFNLIPHVDAFLEDGYTKEEMKMLNEGRKIMGLEDLKVTCTCVRVPVFRAHSISISASFEKPVSIEAARKAITAFEGAELVDEPEALKYPMPLEYSEVVPCGVGRIRKDTVFDNGLAFWVTGDQLWKGAALNAVQIAELLHKKQLMS